In the genome of Pseudomonas sp. Teo4, the window ACGGCCTGGGCACCGTTTTTTGTCCGACGCTGGCCGGTGTTCCCAGGCCTCATGCGAAGGCACATTGAGTGATACAGGCGATTGGCAACTCCCCTCTCGATCAAGCCAGACCGGACAGCGGGAGAGCTACTCAGGTTGCCACTGCTTACTGCCCAATGATCGCCATTTCTGTACCGATAACTTGGGGCTGCAGCAGCGCAGGTACTCCCATGACCAGGTCGTCAGACCTCGTTTGCAGCGACAAGACGACTAACTCGACACTGACGAACTGATATCGTTAGGATGACATCTTCGAATAGGTCATCAAGGAACGTTGCTGTGCCTAAACCCAAAAAACGCCAGCGTGAAAATCCGGGGTTTGAATCCACAATCTTGATTGACCCGAAAGATATTATCGAAAGTGCCTCAGCCTTCGGGGATGTAGCTATTTCCTTGTCCCTCCAATTAAATCCTATGGCGACCCAAGGTTGAATGTAGCTTTTACTAATGGTGCATTTGCACTAGAGCTGTACTTTAAATCCCAGCTTGTCGAAAGGATATTCGAGCCTGCCTTTATTGAAATGACTGCTGAAGGCGAGTCAGTCGTTACAGAAGAGCAGTATTTGAACGGCGCGCCGAACGTGGTGGTAATTCATCATAGCCGCCTTGAGGTCAAGGAAGGATTTAAATCTCATAAGCTGTCAGAACTTTATCAACACCTGAGCGAGGACACGCGAGCTCGCATCCTCACCGCAGTGTCAACTGAAACATCCAAAATACAAACGCAGGAAGACATGCAGGAGTTTCTTCAGACCATCAATGACTTTTTTGTGAATAAACGTTATCACTTTGAGGAATTCATCACCGGCGTTGAAAGTGACAAGAAGTACATTTACACCCTGGTGCCAGTCCTGAACGGTGTAAAATCAGCCCTTGCTGACACTTGAATTAATCGAAAAATATGTCTTCCGAAGAATATCCCGATACTGGATCAGCAACATCCAACTCAATCATCGGGGCAGTAGTCAGCGCTACAGATTTTGCGGCCCTTGAGAACAGTTTTGAGACACTCTGACTTGATCAGGATCGTCGGGATGATCAATGATTCGAGGCTCAAAGATTTGCTAGGCTTCGTCGCCATGGATAAACGTCGTCTATTCAGCTCAACGCGTATTCAAAGTGATCGTATGGCGTTTCTGGGTGCAGCGGTAACCAAGGATTTGGCAGGCATGCGAGCTCCGACATAAGATTGCCATCGCTCACCCTATCTGGCAGCCACCCTCAGCATGGTCGGGAGCCGTGCCCTACCCCATCGGTTCAGCGAGTCAAATCCTCCCTTAGATCAGCTGACTTTTTATTCCCTTAGCCCCGACGAGCACGCGACGCGTGGCTTGCAGAGTTCCGAAAGATCCGTGCCATACGCTTATGGAGTGCCGTATGGCAATCACCGCCGTCATCTTTGACGCCTTCGGCACCACCTTGCGGATCGGCACCCGCACCCACCCGTATCGCCAATTGCTACGTGAAGGTGCCATGCAAGGTCGCCGCCCGCTGCCCGGCGATTTGCACCACCTGATGAAAGCCAACATCAGCCTGCGTGAGGCAGCAGATACCTTGGGCATTTGGACGTCGCCGGCACGCATGGCTGAAATCGAGGGCGCATTGGCGCGCGAAATTGACTCCATCGCACTTTACCCTGAAACACTGGAAGCGATTAGCGAACTCCAGGGCCACGGCATCGCGATTGCTGTGTGCAGCAACCTGGCTGCCCCCTATGGGCCGGCAGTAAAGGCCCTGATGCCTAAGCACACGGCCTTCGCCCTGAGTTACGAGCTTGGAGTCACCAAACCGGATCCCTTTCTGTATATGAAGGCATGCCATGAGCTCGGCGTCATCCCTGGCAAGCCGGAGGAAGAAGCACCTCGGGTCGTAATGGTGGGCGATTCGCCGAAGTGCGACCGGGACGGCCTTTGGCGGTGGGGATCAGGGGTTTTCACCTTGATCGCAGGGGCATAGGGCCACTCCGGGATCTGCGGGAGTTCGTTACGCTCATCCTCCGCTCGCAAGGCCAAATTGGGCCGAGCTGATCCAGCCGATGACAAAGCATTGATCCCCCATGAGACATCGCCTAATCTGGGGCGACCAACGAATCGACGGCCAACGGCAGACAACCACCCGATCCTTTGGTGCGCCGTCATAGCATGGTGTATACTGGCCTCGTGAATCAGGAGGATTTATGACTGCTTTCCTCAAAAGCCTCATGGGCAAAAACGACCTGGTGTCGAAAGTCTTGAAACGCCGCAGCGCCAATAAAGCTGTGAGCGCGTTTGCGCGCGGTCTCAGTACAGAGAGCGCCGCCACCATCAACGCCCGGTTCGCAAAGGCCAAGCGTGTGGCCTCTCGATAAAGTGCGCAAGAAAGGCCCTCAAAAGCCGCCTCTCAAGCCCTTCCTGCCCGCCCCTCTCTCGACGATGATGCGTCGCAAGGAGGGCACAATGTCATGTACGAAAAGCTCGTCGACAACCCAGATGACATCGTGGGGCAGTTGGCGTACTGCATGTACAAGCAGAGCAAGCAGCAGTACTTGCAGCAATTCGCCTCCCGAAACAACCGACAGCCCACCGACGCGGAAGTCCGCAACCACGTGCATTGCGCTGAATTACCTTCGGTGGACATGTACAAAGACACTGCCAACAACCTCTTCAACGAGTACCTAGGACAAGCTGTCCAGGAAAAGCTCGATGAGATGGAAAAGCACTACAAGGCAGAGCTGTGGTTGTTCATCAAGCGGCACAAGCCCGAGACCTATGGTGAGCGTTTCTCCCATGGGCTCAAGGCCCTGTTGTTCGGGGTGTAGGCGGTGTCGTGGGAAACGCCCTGACCACCCTGCTCGTGATTATCTTCCTGTTCGGAGCCGCCTCCAGCGTGACCCGTGACGACTTCTCCAAAAGCTCGCGGGAGCGTTTGATCTCTGGCCTTGCAGAGACATTCGACGTCGGAATCACCATCAATGGCAACCCGAAGGGTGAACCGACCATTGAAGCGGCCTCCGTGACAACACCGGCCACACCGAGGCCCTGATCATCCTACGTCGCGGTCTACTGAACGCAACGTAGATGCCCCACTTCTTCACACTACTGTTGCGCGAACCTCTGTGCCAGGAATCTAAGCACGGCATGCAGGTTCTCCAGGCCTTGCGGTGAGAATATTTCCAGGCCTGTCTGCGCCTTGTAATAGTGCTCTGCCAAGAACAAGCCATATTGGTCTTTTTTCGGCGGACTGGATAATCCCATCTTCCGCTGGGCCAACTCAAAGCTTTCGGCCCCAATAGGGCTTCCAGGGCCATGGTGGCGTAGGAAGCATCGATGTCTGCGAGCGTAATGACGACGTCCTCAGGCAGCAGCCACTTTGCCCTATATCGATCGCGCGCCTCTCGCCCGGCTTTATCGTCATCCAACAGGACGATAAACTTCTCGCCTCGGCCCATCAGCAGGCTAATTAAATTGCCGGAGGAGGTTGAGCCTACGCCTGGGACGATATTGAAATTCAAAGCGCAGTCGCAACTGGTGGAGGCGGCCATTAACGCGTAGTAGTCCGAGATCCCTTCCACAATGACACAGGGCGAGGTGCCGACAATCTGGGGCACAACGTACTGGAGCCTCTCAATGACCGGCTGAAAGTGATGACTTCGACTTGGATAACTGTCTAAAAATTGCTTGTATTTGATAGCGGCAATTTTAGCTGGCAAGAACTCAAGGTCATACCCGTCCGCATCGTCATGCTTCGCGGCACGATTCTCTACAATGTATGCTCCAGCAAGCCACCTTGGATCTACCATATGATGACTGTGAGTAGAGTAGATAATCTTGTCGCCGTTCTCGATCATTTTCTCGAAGAACGTCAGCAACTCTACCTGGGCCCGAGCGTGCAGGTTGGCCGCAGGTTCGTCGAATACATAAATCGTTTTGCGCTTACTGCTCTCCAGCTTGAAACGCGTCAACAGCAAGAACGTGAAGAACCACCTGAACCCGATTGAGCGCTCACTGATCTTGTAGTCAGAATCGCCATTGCTGACCGCAAAAGACACCATGGCAGTAGGTCGGTCAGCCCCGTGACAGACCACTGCAACTCAACCCGCTTGGCGGTCGTCTCGCGC includes:
- a CDS encoding HAD family hydrolase, which encodes MAITAVIFDAFGTTLRIGTRTHPYRQLLREGAMQGRRPLPGDLHHLMKANISLREAADTLGIWTSPARMAEIEGALAREIDSIALYPETLEAISELQGHGIAIAVCSNLAAPYGPAVKALMPKHTAFALSYELGVTKPDPFLYMKACHELGVIPGKPEEEAPRVVMVGDSPKCDRDGLWRWGSGVFTLIAGA
- a CDS encoding ATP-dependent nuclease yields the protein MVSFAVSNGDSDYKISERSIGFRWFFTFLLLTRFKLESSKRKTIYVFDEPAANLHARAQVELLTFFEKMIENGDKIIYSTHSHHMVDPRWLAGAYIVENRAAKHDDADGYDLEFLPAKIAAIKYKQFLDSYPSRSHHFQPVIERLQYVVPQIVGTSPCVIVEGISDYYALMAASTSCDCALNFNIVPGVGSTSSGNLISLLMGRGEKFIVLLDDDKAGREARDRYRAKWLLPEDVVITLADIDASYATMALEALLGPKALSWPSGRWDYPVRRKKTNMACSWQSTITRRRQAWKYSHRKAWRTCMPCLDSWHRGSRNSSVKKWGIYVAFSRPRRRMIRASVWPVLSRRPLQWSVHPSGCH